The following proteins come from a genomic window of Lolium rigidum isolate FL_2022 chromosome 5, APGP_CSIRO_Lrig_0.1, whole genome shotgun sequence:
- the LOC124654353 gene encoding uncharacterized protein LOC124654353: MSMVAVRLAARRLTGQQPRAVLRSAVANEQGVLNGGGSPADPLRRFSSSEASAANGPKVSTEHPSVSASQQTKEELFDLLDGVQTNKGISYTGRKEDRWLLQRLTSHVRHRPSNPQWHRYLLEQRVGLCVSAVSTFIAFIFMLEKGSIYFAGDKQAQGADSNSKASVSCAEPILEE, from the exons ATGTCCATGGTCGCGGTTCGATTAGCGGCGAGGAGGCTCACTGGCCAGCAACCGCGGGCGGTTCTTAGGTCGGCCGTCGCGAATGAACAAGGGGTGCTCAacggcggcggctcgccggccGATCCTCTACGCCGGTTTTCCTCCTCCGAGGCTTCTGCTGCCAACGGGCCAAAAGTCAGCACCGAG CATCCTTCTGTTTCAGCATCTCAGCAGACGAAAGAGGAACTCTTCGACCTGCTCGATGGGGTACAAACGAATAAAGGTATTTCCTACACAGGAAGAAAGGAAGACAGGTGGCTGCTCCAGCGTCTTACCTCTCACGTCCGTCACAGACCTAGTAACCCTCAATG GCACCGGTATCTTCTAGAACAAAGAGTCGGTCTTTGCGTGAGTGCTGTATCAACTTTCATTGCTTTCATTTTTATGCTGGAAAAAGGGAGCATATATTTTGCCGGGGATAAACAAGCTCAGGGAGCAGACAGTAACAGCAAAGCCAGTGTCTCCTGTGCAGAACCAATCCTGGAAGAATAG